A section of the Sandaracinaceae bacterium genome encodes:
- a CDS encoding extensin family protein encodes MPSRLRLAVISSAALALALALALPGCRSADLSPSDAPSPDGAVRVVEPAAPDAGVEPDAFVPPVDEPSVRIDSPSDGAVFVQDEIVEGDWAARVTFSVSASDVARVDVWADDDFLLGDVVDGALTYWFRGEGLRRIAAIGYDAAGVELARDEITLTVEPPGDTSCHAMLDALGVDWEAAGPTRGIADPVRVQPVINGVAFRYVSRSEPTAMLMDCELAIRLSRLTEVILPYGIDELIHIGIYNYRCIGGGDPDSGTCTPSQHAYARAIDIHAFGLAGTGDTYSTETDWVITRRADECPIDATGDKDRILKEIACTMWAEGIFQIVLTPNYNAAHRNHFHVDLSEGSMYLGQGVSGLDPLVDGLGH; translated from the coding sequence GTGCCGTCTCGCCTCCGCCTCGCCGTGATCTCGTCCGCCGCGCTCGCCCTGGCGCTGGCCCTCGCACTGCCCGGGTGCCGCTCCGCCGATCTGTCCCCGTCCGACGCCCCGTCCCCCGACGGCGCGGTCCGGGTGGTCGAGCCTGCCGCCCCGGACGCGGGCGTCGAGCCCGACGCGTTCGTGCCGCCCGTCGACGAGCCGAGCGTGCGCATCGATTCGCCGAGCGACGGCGCGGTCTTCGTGCAGGACGAGATCGTCGAAGGGGACTGGGCGGCCCGCGTGACCTTCTCGGTGAGCGCGAGCGACGTCGCGCGCGTCGACGTCTGGGCCGACGACGACTTCTTGCTCGGCGACGTCGTCGACGGCGCGCTCACCTACTGGTTCCGCGGCGAAGGTCTGCGCCGCATCGCGGCCATCGGCTACGACGCGGCGGGCGTGGAGCTCGCGCGCGACGAGATCACCCTGACCGTCGAGCCGCCCGGCGACACCTCCTGTCACGCGATGCTCGACGCGCTCGGCGTCGACTGGGAGGCGGCCGGGCCGACCCGCGGCATCGCGGACCCGGTGCGCGTCCAGCCCGTCATCAACGGCGTCGCCTTCCGCTACGTCAGCCGCTCGGAGCCGACCGCGATGCTCATGGACTGCGAGCTCGCGATCCGCCTCTCGCGCCTGACCGAGGTCATCCTCCCCTACGGCATCGACGAGCTGATCCACATCGGCATCTACAACTACCGCTGCATCGGCGGCGGCGACCCCGACAGCGGGACCTGCACCCCGAGCCAGCACGCGTATGCGCGCGCGATCGACATCCACGCCTTCGGGCTCGCCGGCACGGGCGACACCTACAGCACCGAGACCGACTGGGTGATCACGCGACGCGCGGACGAGTGCCCCATCGACGCCACCGGTGACAAGGACCGCATCCTCAAGGAGATCGCGTGCACGATGTGGGCGGAGGGCATCTTCCAGATCGTGCTCACGCCGAACTACAACGCGGCCCATCGGAACCACTTCCACGTCGATCTGAGCGAGGGCTCGATGTACCTCGGCCAGGGCGTGAGCGGGCTCGATCCGCTGGTGGACGGCCTCGGGCACTGA
- the rplT gene encoding 50S ribosomal protein L20 has protein sequence MPRAKRGFKARRRRKKVLKHARGFYGARSRIFGDAVEQVRRAWRESYIGRRRKKRDFRRLWIIRINAAARLHGMTYSKLMHRLKASDVALDRKILADLALRDPGGFKAVVDAVAG, from the coding sequence ATGCCCAGAGCCAAGCGTGGTTTCAAGGCGCGTCGTCGCCGCAAGAAGGTCCTCAAGCACGCCCGTGGATTCTACGGGGCGCGCAGCCGCATCTTCGGTGACGCCGTCGAGCAGGTGCGCCGTGCGTGGCGCGAGTCGTACATCGGCCGCCGCCGCAAGAAGCGCGACTTCCGTCGCCTGTGGATCATCCGCATCAACGCCGCGGCGCGCCTTCACGGCATGACCTACAGCAAGCTGATGCACCGTCTGAAGGCGTCCGACGTGGCGCTCGATCGCAAGATCCTCGCGGACCTCGCCCTGCGCGATCCGGGTGGCTTCAAGGCGGTCGTCGACGCGGTCGCCGGCTGA
- a CDS encoding metallophosphoesterase yields MRLSASLGLALLALGACDDRAPARTPRGGPGATEAEGSASSPDGPLSPLDALSTPAPFDDALIDELRRALVASADPSRFEGPPDYGAEPEELADETPTGPQVTPGEMDTRALVEEPEPAERGPRATVNPRLFRRAPRATIDADGTVTVRFAVTRAVPAVSVYYGAEVPEDPFALARLRRVSTDLAIEEGAHTVRFDLRGLLREQYDVGRTLTRGHGLLRWRVEALDPSHGTTRVHDGRTAFSCAPLPCTAESELAQLPTVVLGPFVDRVDHESATISFETDVPTAALVALRREGGRVRQARGDVSTRHELSLTGLTPGTRYRYLPLVADGRGRISLGRSATFATWPAPDEDTAVRFAVMSDSRSGLGTADEQYAGTNRQVLGDLMLGALREGARFTVFVGDLIDGYRTHAGSVRYELRAWQKATEPVAASMPIYEAMGNHEALIEYWTPGWAVGAVSPTSMEALFGERFVNPDNGPSAPEGAPPYTENVYSFDAGPAHLAVVNTNYFWRSHFWRDDHPAADRGQGEGWIDDTQLAWLEADLAAARERGQRHLFVFTHEPGFPNGGHVQDGMWWEGRHPEMVARRDRFFRVLSEHGVAAVFHGDEHNYSRTRVHGGLVDGLERPLWQIISGGAGAPYYAQAREVPWASDVAAFDARQHFVLINIDGDAARARVVSRTGETIDRFDLGAVE; encoded by the coding sequence ATGCGCCTCTCCGCCTCCCTCGGCCTCGCCCTCCTCGCGCTCGGCGCCTGCGACGACCGCGCCCCCGCGCGCACGCCGCGAGGCGGTCCCGGAGCGACGGAAGCGGAGGGGAGCGCCTCCTCCCCCGACGGCCCGCTCTCGCCGCTGGACGCGCTCTCGACTCCTGCGCCGTTCGACGACGCGTTGATCGACGAGCTGCGCCGGGCGCTCGTCGCGTCGGCGGATCCGAGCCGCTTCGAGGGGCCCCCCGACTACGGAGCCGAGCCGGAGGAGCTCGCCGACGAGACGCCGACGGGCCCGCAGGTGACGCCGGGCGAGATGGACACCCGCGCGCTCGTGGAGGAGCCCGAGCCCGCCGAGCGCGGGCCGCGCGCGACGGTCAACCCGCGCCTGTTCCGACGCGCGCCGCGGGCCACGATCGACGCGGACGGGACGGTCACGGTGCGGTTCGCGGTGACCCGCGCCGTGCCCGCGGTGAGCGTCTACTACGGCGCGGAGGTGCCGGAGGATCCGTTCGCCCTCGCCCGCCTCCGGCGCGTGTCGACGGATCTCGCGATCGAGGAGGGCGCGCACACCGTGCGCTTCGATCTGCGAGGGCTGCTGCGGGAGCAGTACGACGTCGGGCGGACCCTGACCCGCGGCCACGGCCTGCTCCGCTGGCGCGTCGAGGCCCTGGACCCGAGCCACGGCACGACCCGCGTCCACGACGGCCGCACCGCGTTCAGCTGCGCCCCCCTCCCCTGCACGGCGGAGAGCGAGCTGGCGCAGCTGCCGACGGTGGTGCTCGGGCCCTTCGTCGACCGCGTCGATCACGAGAGCGCGACGATCAGCTTCGAGACCGACGTCCCGACGGCGGCGCTCGTGGCCCTGCGCCGCGAGGGCGGCCGCGTCCGCCAGGCCCGGGGCGACGTGAGCACCCGGCACGAGCTGTCGCTGACCGGTCTGACCCCGGGCACGCGCTACCGCTACCTGCCGCTCGTCGCCGACGGTCGCGGGCGCATCTCTCTCGGGCGGAGCGCCACCTTCGCGACGTGGCCGGCTCCCGACGAGGACACCGCCGTCCGCTTCGCGGTCATGAGCGACAGCCGCAGCGGGCTCGGCACCGCGGACGAGCAGTACGCGGGCACCAACCGGCAGGTGCTGGGCGACCTGATGCTCGGCGCGCTGCGCGAGGGGGCGCGCTTCACGGTCTTCGTCGGCGACCTCATCGACGGCTACCGCACCCACGCCGGGTCGGTGCGCTACGAGCTGCGCGCGTGGCAGAAGGCGACCGAGCCCGTTGCGGCGTCGATGCCGATCTACGAGGCGATGGGCAACCACGAGGCGCTCATCGAGTACTGGACGCCCGGCTGGGCGGTGGGCGCGGTGAGCCCGACCAGCATGGAGGCCCTCTTCGGAGAGCGCTTCGTGAACCCGGACAACGGCCCCTCGGCGCCCGAGGGCGCGCCCCCGTACACCGAGAACGTCTACTCCTTCGACGCGGGCCCCGCGCACCTCGCGGTGGTCAACACGAACTACTTCTGGCGGTCGCACTTCTGGCGGGACGACCACCCCGCCGCGGATCGAGGCCAGGGCGAGGGCTGGATCGACGACACGCAGCTCGCGTGGCTCGAGGCCGATCTCGCCGCGGCGCGGGAGCGGGGCCAGCGCCACCTCTTCGTCTTCACCCACGAGCCCGGCTTCCCCAACGGCGGCCACGTGCAGGACGGCATGTGGTGGGAGGGGCGTCACCCCGAGATGGTCGCCCGCCGGGACCGCTTCTTCCGCGTCCTCTCCGAGCACGGGGTCGCGGCCGTCTTTCACGGCGACGAGCACAACTACAGCCGCACGCGGGTGCACGGCGGGCTCGTCGACGGCCTCGAGCGGCCGCTCTGGCAGATCATCAGCGGCGGCGCGGGCGCGCCCTACTACGCCCAGGCCCGCGAGGTGCCGTGGGCGAGCGACGTCGCCGCCTTCGACGCGCGGCAACACTTCGTGCTCATCAACATCGACGGCGACGCGGCGCGCGCGCGGGTCGTCTCCCGCACCGGGGAGACGATCGACCGCTTCGATCTCGGCGCGGTGGAGTGA
- a CDS encoding integration host factor subunit alpha: MTKAEIVDSVYERVGGFSKKEAAEVVEAVFDTMKETLAAGEKIKISGFGNFVVRDKKQRVGRNPQTGAPIPISARRVLTFKPSQVLKGVLNPHRAEGDDDVRADSAPGPRAEQPQSHE, translated from the coding sequence ATGACCAAAGCCGAGATCGTCGACAGCGTCTACGAGAGGGTCGGAGGCTTCTCCAAGAAGGAGGCCGCCGAGGTTGTCGAGGCCGTGTTCGACACGATGAAAGAGACGCTCGCCGCAGGCGAGAAGATCAAGATCTCCGGCTTCGGCAACTTCGTCGTGCGCGACAAGAAGCAGCGGGTGGGTCGCAACCCGCAGACCGGCGCGCCCATCCCGATCTCCGCGCGGCGCGTGCTGACCTTCAAGCCGAGCCAGGTGCTCAAGGGCGTGCTCAACCCGCACCGCGCGGAAGGCGACGACGACGTCCGGGCCGACAGCGCGCCCGGTCCGCGCGCCGAACAGCCGCAATCCCACGAGTGA
- the infC gene encoding translation initiation factor IF-3: MNDRIRVPEVRVIGAEGEMLGIMATIDAKKLARSKELDLVEVNPKAQPPVCKVMDFGKYKYEESKKKRASRKAQVQVELKEVKLRPKTDEHDLEFKVKHARRFLEEGNKVKVTCRFRGREITHPETARRQLDYMMEQCIDIAIMEQQPRMEGRTMTCIIAPKQEIRARVVAQAAHAAKEALRRAEGDKGGRRDTSSDDDGDGDDDDGRGEEEE; this comes from the coding sequence ATCAATGACCGCATTCGCGTGCCGGAGGTCCGTGTGATCGGCGCCGAAGGCGAGATGCTCGGCATCATGGCCACCATCGACGCGAAGAAGCTCGCGCGCTCGAAGGAGCTCGATCTGGTCGAGGTCAATCCCAAGGCCCAGCCGCCTGTCTGCAAGGTGATGGACTTCGGGAAGTACAAGTACGAGGAGTCCAAGAAGAAGCGGGCCTCTCGGAAGGCCCAGGTCCAGGTGGAGCTCAAGGAGGTCAAGCTCCGTCCGAAGACGGACGAGCACGATCTCGAGTTCAAGGTGAAGCACGCGCGTCGCTTCCTCGAGGAGGGCAACAAGGTGAAGGTCACCTGCCGCTTCCGGGGGCGCGAGATCACCCACCCCGAGACCGCTCGTCGGCAGCTCGACTACATGATGGAGCAGTGCATCGACATCGCCATCATGGAGCAGCAGCCCCGCATGGAGGGGCGGACGATGACCTGCATCATCGCCCCCAAGCAGGAGATCCGTGCGCGCGTGGTGGCCCAGGCCGCTCACGCCGCGAAGGAGGCCCTGCGTCGCGCCGAGGGCGACAAGGGCGGCCGCCGTGACACGTCGTCGGACGACGATGGAGATGGCGACGACGACGACGGGCGCGGCGAAGAAGAAGAGTAG
- the surE gene encoding 5'/3'-nucleotidase SurE, producing the protein MARPLILISNDDGVAAQGIRALREALSPLADLVVVAPDREQSANSHSLTLHRPLRHRTLEEHVHSVDGTPADCIYVALYRKHFLPRWPDLVVSGINHGYNLGTDIFYSGTVAAAREAALRGIPSMAFSLGPQGSFERAAEAAALLAAKMLEAPGTEEGERGALLNVNFPPQAPFGGVRATRLGRRVYLDEVDVRQDPRGKEYFWIGGPKAHHEPVDGSDTEAVDAGFISVTPLSIDATDADDLGLAAWVAGPGAGEGGE; encoded by the coding sequence ATGGCGCGACCCCTCATCTTGATCTCGAACGACGACGGCGTGGCGGCGCAGGGCATCCGGGCGCTGCGGGAGGCGCTCTCGCCGCTGGCGGACCTGGTGGTGGTGGCGCCGGACCGGGAGCAGTCGGCGAACAGCCACTCGCTGACGCTGCATCGGCCGCTGCGACACCGGACGCTCGAGGAGCACGTGCACTCGGTGGACGGGACGCCGGCCGACTGCATCTACGTGGCGCTCTACCGGAAGCACTTCCTGCCGCGCTGGCCGGACCTGGTCGTGAGCGGCATCAACCACGGCTACAACCTCGGGACGGACATCTTCTACTCGGGCACGGTGGCCGCGGCCCGCGAGGCGGCGCTGCGCGGCATCCCGTCGATGGCCTTCTCGCTCGGGCCGCAGGGGTCGTTCGAGCGCGCGGCGGAGGCGGCGGCGCTGCTGGCCGCGAAGATGCTCGAGGCGCCGGGCACGGAGGAGGGCGAGCGCGGCGCGCTGCTCAACGTGAACTTCCCACCCCAGGCGCCCTTCGGGGGCGTGCGGGCCACGCGGCTCGGGCGGCGCGTCTATCTGGACGAGGTGGACGTGCGGCAGGATCCGCGCGGCAAGGAGTACTTCTGGATCGGTGGGCCGAAGGCGCACCACGAGCCGGTGGACGGCTCGGACACGGAGGCAGTGGACGCGGGCTTCATCAGCGTCACGCCGCTGAGCATCGACGCGACCGACGCCGACGACCTGGGCCTCGCGGCCTGGGTGGCGGGCCCGGGCGCAGGGGAGGGTGGAGAGTGA
- the pheT gene encoding phenylalanine--tRNA ligase subunit beta, with protein MKASHRWLCELSGVDATPAEVAERLTRLGLEVEDVEVHGQHLDHVVVAEVRAVEAVEGKDKLQLVTVWDGEGDRKVICGAPNVPAPGGRVLLAKPGAVLPGDFEIAEREVGGVVSSGMLCSETELEIGSAESGIVVLGPGDPGKPGQLARDALGLEDHVFEIGLTPNRPDCLGHVGLARELALAFDVSFGTPSPGFPTRLVSGVAREELAEELPLIEGPNAPATDTLTLVDPREGVPTVVPIRIDAPDRCPRYAGGVVQGVKVGPSPFWLRYRLHVLGVRSIDNVVDVTNLVLFELGHPIHAFDMARLRGPEIVVRLAEEGEKMATLDDVERTFTADDLLICDGGGPVAVAGVMGGADTEIRKDTRDVLIEVAYFDPRSIRRTSRRVGLHTDSSHRFERGVDPNAVPWAMRRAVSLLCGLAGGAAAPIARDVYPEPVRSVQIELDPAHVGRLIGAPIEDGESRKALDAIGCAISPGEERGWRVSAPTWRPDLARPEDLVEEVARIRGYDAIPTELPRVLPSGRGVSPRQRAARRLKEAAADLGLLEAVNFSFVSEADLSRSRVRTDAVAVANPLSEERAVMRTSLLPGLLSDVGRARRHQSRSVAQFEVARVYLPSSEALPDERLELGLVLAGERISHVGDAGRYDFYDGKGALESILEAAFGVRPEVALDDSLAETHPYLHPRRRAIVRVRGAVVGAVGEIHPDVGDDWDLDVRVVYATLGVDVLLDALRDGGLPQARPLPRFPAVTRDLALLVAREMEAASVESALREAGSPLAEDVQLFDVYEGKGVPEGQKSLAYRIVYRDPDATLTDKRVEKAHAAVKKAATAQLGASLRE; from the coding sequence ATGAAGGCATCTCATCGCTGGTTGTGCGAGCTCTCGGGCGTCGACGCGACGCCCGCCGAGGTCGCGGAGCGGCTGACGCGGCTCGGGCTCGAGGTGGAGGACGTGGAGGTGCACGGCCAGCACCTCGACCACGTCGTCGTCGCCGAGGTGCGCGCGGTCGAGGCCGTGGAGGGCAAGGACAAGCTCCAGCTCGTCACGGTCTGGGACGGGGAGGGCGATCGCAAGGTGATCTGCGGCGCGCCGAACGTGCCCGCGCCCGGCGGCCGCGTCCTGCTCGCCAAGCCCGGCGCGGTGCTCCCCGGCGACTTCGAGATCGCCGAGCGCGAGGTCGGCGGCGTCGTCTCGAGCGGCATGCTCTGCAGCGAGACCGAGCTCGAGATCGGCTCGGCCGAGTCGGGCATCGTGGTCCTCGGGCCCGGCGATCCCGGCAAGCCCGGGCAGCTCGCGCGCGACGCGCTCGGCCTCGAGGATCACGTCTTCGAGATCGGGCTGACCCCGAACCGCCCCGACTGCCTCGGGCACGTCGGTCTGGCCCGCGAGCTCGCGCTCGCCTTCGACGTCTCGTTCGGGACGCCGAGCCCCGGGTTCCCGACCCGGCTCGTGTCGGGCGTGGCCCGCGAGGAGCTCGCCGAAGAGCTGCCCTTGATCGAGGGCCCGAACGCGCCCGCGACCGACACGCTCACGCTCGTCGATCCGCGCGAGGGCGTACCGACCGTGGTGCCGATCCGCATCGACGCGCCCGATCGCTGTCCGCGCTACGCGGGCGGGGTCGTCCAGGGCGTCAAGGTCGGCCCCTCTCCCTTCTGGCTCCGCTACCGCCTCCACGTGCTCGGGGTCCGCTCGATCGACAACGTCGTCGACGTGACGAACCTCGTGCTGTTCGAGCTCGGGCACCCGATCCACGCCTTCGACATGGCCCGCCTGCGCGGCCCGGAGATCGTCGTGCGCCTGGCCGAGGAGGGCGAGAAGATGGCCACCCTCGACGACGTCGAGCGGACCTTCACCGCCGACGATCTCCTGATCTGCGACGGCGGCGGCCCGGTCGCGGTGGCCGGGGTCATGGGCGGCGCGGACACCGAGATCCGGAAGGACACCCGCGACGTGCTCATCGAGGTCGCGTACTTCGATCCGCGCTCGATCCGGCGCACGAGCCGCCGGGTCGGGCTCCACACCGACTCGAGCCATCGCTTCGAGCGCGGCGTCGATCCGAACGCGGTGCCGTGGGCGATGCGCCGCGCGGTCTCTCTGCTCTGCGGGCTCGCGGGAGGCGCCGCGGCGCCCATCGCGCGCGACGTCTACCCCGAGCCGGTGCGGTCGGTGCAGATCGAGCTCGATCCGGCGCACGTGGGCCGACTGATCGGCGCGCCGATCGAAGACGGCGAGAGCCGCAAGGCGCTCGACGCGATCGGCTGCGCGATCTCCCCCGGCGAGGAGCGGGGCTGGCGGGTCAGCGCGCCGACGTGGCGCCCCGATCTCGCGCGCCCGGAGGACCTGGTCGAGGAGGTCGCGCGGATCCGCGGCTACGACGCCATCCCGACCGAGCTGCCGCGCGTGCTGCCGTCGGGGCGCGGCGTGTCGCCACGGCAGCGCGCCGCCCGGCGGCTCAAGGAGGCGGCGGCCGATCTCGGGCTTCTCGAGGCGGTCAACTTCTCGTTCGTCTCCGAGGCGGACCTCTCCCGGAGCCGCGTGCGCACGGACGCGGTGGCGGTGGCCAACCCCCTCAGCGAGGAGCGCGCGGTGATGCGCACGTCGCTGCTGCCCGGGCTCCTCTCGGACGTGGGCCGGGCCCGGCGCCATCAGTCTCGTTCGGTGGCACAGTTCGAGGTGGCGCGGGTCTATCTCCCGTCCAGCGAGGCGCTCCCGGACGAGCGGCTCGAGCTGGGGCTCGTGCTCGCGGGGGAGCGGATCAGCCACGTCGGCGACGCGGGGCGCTACGACTTCTATGACGGCAAGGGCGCGCTCGAGTCGATCCTCGAGGCCGCCTTCGGCGTGCGCCCCGAGGTCGCGCTCGACGACTCGCTCGCCGAGACCCACCCCTACCTGCACCCGCGCCGCAGGGCGATCGTGCGCGTGCGGGGCGCGGTGGTCGGCGCGGTCGGCGAGATCCACCCCGACGTCGGGGACGACTGGGATCTCGACGTGCGCGTCGTCTACGCCACGCTCGGGGTCGACGTCTTGCTCGACGCGCTGCGCGACGGCGGGCTGCCGCAGGCGCGGCCCCTCCCTCGCTTCCCGGCGGTGACGCGCGACCTCGCGCTCCTCGTGGCGCGCGAGATGGAGGCGGCCTCGGTGGAGAGCGCGTTGCGTGAAGCGGGCAGCCCGCTCGCCGAGGACGTGCAGCTCTTCGACGTCTACGAGGGCAAGGGCGTCCCGGAAGGGCAGAAGAGCCTCGCCTATCGCATCGTCTACCGCGACCCGGACGCCACCCTGACGGACAAGCGGGTGGAGAAGGCGCACGCCGCCGTGAAGAAGGCGGCGACGGCCCAGCTCGGGGCGAGCCTGCGGGAGTGA
- a CDS encoding adenine phosphoribosyltransferase, with protein sequence MSDDRIDMLRAHVRDVPDFPQEGIVFKDITPLLAAPKAFTACLDLFAERWAGERVDSVIGIESRGFIFGAALAARMSASFIPARKPGKLPRETDRVEYALEYGTDALELHADALEKGERVVIIDDVIATGGTAAASLQLARRQGAEVLGVGFVIELGFLNGKARLDGTDVYSLITY encoded by the coding sequence GTGAGCGACGATCGAATCGACATGCTGCGGGCCCACGTGCGCGACGTCCCGGACTTCCCCCAGGAGGGGATCGTGTTCAAGGACATCACGCCGCTGCTGGCCGCGCCGAAGGCGTTCACCGCGTGCCTGGACCTGTTCGCGGAGCGCTGGGCGGGCGAGCGCGTGGACTCGGTGATCGGCATCGAGAGCCGAGGCTTCATCTTCGGGGCCGCGCTCGCGGCGCGGATGAGCGCGAGCTTCATCCCCGCGCGCAAGCCGGGGAAGCTCCCGCGCGAGACCGACCGGGTGGAGTACGCGCTCGAGTACGGGACGGACGCGCTGGAGCTGCACGCGGACGCGCTCGAGAAGGGGGAGCGCGTGGTCATCATCGACGACGTCATCGCGACCGGAGGCACCGCGGCGGCGAGCCTCCAGCTCGCGCGGCGGCAGGGCGCCGAGGTGCTCGGCGTCGGCTTCGTGATCGAGCTCGGCTTCCTGAACGGCAAGGCCCGCCTCGACGGGACCGACGTCTACTCGCTGATCACTTATTGA
- the pheS gene encoding phenylalanine--tRNA ligase subunit alpha codes for MSESEAVEQFERGLSAVAGAQASAFADAKSEQALREANAKLVGPQGELTKLLKLMPKLPKDRRRELGQRANAVKTEIQKAFEGALEQLARAEREAELTGPALDVTLPGRNVRRGRLHPLTRTIHELMDVFVALGFDVADAPEIDFASHNFDKLGFPPDHPATDMQDSFFVKRPDGKPDLDVVLRTHTTTIQVHQMKDREPPMAVICPGAVYRRDDDATHSPMFAQIDGFAVDEGLTFAHLKGVLTAFVRRLFGEVVPVRFRPSYFPFVEPGAELDMGCVFCEPWTEAGSATQRDRTRACRVCKGTGWMEILGCGMIHPVVFEGLGIDPQRYTGFAFGMGIDRIAMLRHGVANIRLLYENDPRFLSQL; via the coding sequence ATGAGCGAATCCGAAGCGGTGGAACAGTTCGAGCGGGGTCTGTCGGCCGTGGCGGGCGCGCAGGCGAGCGCCTTCGCGGACGCGAAGTCCGAGCAGGCGCTGCGCGAGGCGAACGCGAAGCTGGTCGGTCCGCAGGGGGAGCTGACCAAGCTCCTCAAGCTGATGCCGAAGCTGCCGAAGGATCGGCGGCGCGAGCTCGGCCAGAGGGCGAACGCGGTCAAGACGGAGATCCAGAAGGCGTTCGAGGGCGCCCTGGAGCAGCTGGCGCGCGCCGAGCGGGAGGCCGAGCTGACCGGGCCCGCGCTCGACGTGACGCTCCCCGGCCGGAACGTGCGCCGCGGTCGCCTGCACCCGCTGACCCGCACGATCCACGAGCTGATGGACGTCTTCGTGGCCCTCGGCTTCGACGTCGCCGACGCCCCCGAGATCGACTTCGCGTCCCACAACTTCGACAAGCTCGGCTTCCCGCCCGATCACCCCGCGACGGACATGCAGGACAGCTTCTTCGTGAAGCGGCCGGACGGAAAGCCGGATCTCGACGTCGTGCTCCGGACGCACACGACGACCATCCAGGTCCACCAGATGAAGGATCGCGAGCCGCCGATGGCCGTGATCTGCCCCGGCGCGGTCTACCGCCGGGACGACGACGCGACGCACTCGCCGATGTTCGCCCAGATCGACGGCTTCGCGGTCGACGAGGGGCTGACGTTCGCCCACCTCAAGGGCGTGCTCACCGCGTTCGTGCGGCGCCTCTTCGGCGAGGTGGTGCCGGTGCGCTTCCGCCCGAGCTACTTCCCCTTCGTCGAGCCGGGCGCCGAGCTCGACATGGGCTGCGTGTTCTGCGAGCCGTGGACCGAGGCCGGCTCGGCGACCCAGCGGGATCGCACTCGAGCTTGCCGCGTGTGCAAGGGCACCGGGTGGATGGAGATCCTCGGCTGCGGGATGATTCACCCCGTCGTCTTCGAGGGCCTCGGCATCGACCCGCAGCGCTACACCGGCTTCGCGTTCGGCATGGGCATCGACCGGATCGCCATGCTCCGCCACGGGGTGGCGAACATTCGCCTCCTCTACGAGAACGACCCGCGCTTCCTCTCCCAGCTCTGA
- the rpmI gene encoding 50S ribosomal protein L35, which yields MPKMKTHSGAKKRFKVTGTGRVRRGKANKSHMMIGKAKRRLRRLRKNDMVDKADERNVLRMLAKA from the coding sequence ATGCCCAAGATGAAGACCCACAGTGGCGCCAAGAAGCGCTTCAAGGTCACCGGTACGGGTCGCGTTCGACGCGGCAAGGCCAACAAGAGCCACATGATGATCGGCAAGGCCAAGCGCCGACTTCGCCGGCTTCGCAAGAACGACATGGTCGACAAGGCCGACGAGCGCAACGTCCTTCGCATGCTGGCGAAGGCCTGA
- a CDS encoding MerR family transcriptional regulator, with translation MSPPRPLPDKLFFRIGEVADIVGVKPHVLRYWESEFNALKPMKTRGSHRQYRRRDVELAMLIKQLVHDEGYTIAGARKRMRELGHDRSGATLPKKASAEMELRAALLGLREELVSLLGRLDAIAADEEKEADSPHEVTVHRAVPVSRARRDRER, from the coding sequence ATGTCACCGCCTCGCCCGCTCCCGGACAAGCTCTTCTTCCGCATCGGCGAGGTCGCCGACATCGTCGGCGTGAAGCCGCACGTGCTGCGCTACTGGGAGAGCGAGTTCAACGCGCTCAAGCCGATGAAGACGCGCGGCTCGCATCGCCAGTACCGGCGCCGCGACGTGGAGCTCGCGATGCTCATCAAGCAGCTCGTGCACGACGAGGGCTACACGATCGCGGGGGCGCGAAAGCGCATGCGCGAGCTCGGCCACGATCGAAGCGGGGCGACCCTTCCGAAGAAGGCGTCGGCGGAGATGGAGCTGCGCGCGGCGCTGCTCGGCCTGCGCGAGGAGCTGGTCTCGCTGCTCGGCCGCCTCGACGCGATCGCGGCGGACGAAGAGAAGGAGGCCGATTCACCGCACGAAGTGACGGTCCATCGGGCCGTTCCCGTGAGCCGCGCGCGTCGCGACCGCGAGCGGTGA